The proteins below come from a single Kitasatospora sp. NBC_00315 genomic window:
- a CDS encoding pyridoxamine 5'-phosphate oxidase family protein, whose translation MSDGTTDYARTARTTPTRYRDRATWEREEIHAILDSAYICHLGFVADGAPVVLPTLYARVGDRLYVHGSTGSRPLRGAADPGLAVCVTVTQVDALVLTKSAFNHSVNYRSVVAHGIAHQVTDPEELTVALDALVDHAIPGRSGDVRRPSAKEIAATSVVRLDLDEVSAKRRAAGPGDDEADLGLPYWAGVIPVATVHGTPEPGPATTVPLPAYLRDFR comes from the coding sequence ATGTCGGACGGCACCACGGACTACGCCCGCACCGCGCGCACCACCCCCACCCGCTACCGCGACCGGGCGACCTGGGAGCGCGAGGAGATCCACGCGATCCTCGACAGCGCGTACATCTGCCACCTCGGCTTCGTCGCCGACGGCGCGCCGGTCGTCCTGCCCACCCTCTACGCCCGGGTCGGCGACCGCCTCTACGTGCACGGCTCGACCGGCAGCCGCCCGCTGCGCGGCGCCGCCGACCCGGGCCTGGCGGTCTGCGTGACCGTCACGCAGGTCGACGCGCTGGTGCTCACCAAGTCGGCGTTCAACCACTCCGTCAACTACCGCTCGGTGGTGGCCCACGGCATCGCCCACCAGGTCACCGACCCCGAGGAGTTGACCGTCGCGCTCGACGCGCTGGTCGACCACGCGATCCCCGGGCGCTCCGGGGACGTCCGGCGGCCGAGCGCCAAGGAGATCGCCGCCACCTCCGTGGTGCGACTGGACCTGGACGAGGTCTCGGCCAAGCGCCGCGCGGCCGGCCCGGGCGACGACGAGGCCGACCTCGGCCTGCCGTACTGGGCCGGCGTGATCCCGGTCGCCACCGTGCACGGAACACCCGAGCCGGGCCCCGCGACCACCGTGCCGCTGCCCGCGTACCTGCGCGACTTCCGCTGA
- a CDS encoding sugar porter family MFS transporter, whose translation MVVSTTKSPSASGEAHLGHVVFISAAAAMGGFLFGYDSAVINGAVTGIQKHFGVGNGETAFVVAIALLGSAAGAVVAGRLADRLGRVKTMLLAAALFALSGVGSMFPPSIQVLATWRVVGGVAIGIASVIAPTYIAEVAPTAYRGRLASFQQLAIVLGITVSQLANYALNEAAGGESTGHLAGIQAWQWMLGVETVPAVVYGLMALSIPESPRFLIADRREEQARKVLLEVEGEGIDLDARVAEIRSVLDSSRKPRLRDLLGGRFGLLPIVWVGIGASVFQQFVGINVIFYYSSFLWQSVGINESNSLLISLSTSIVNVVGTVVAIALVDRIGRKPLALAGSAGMALSLGLAAWAFSHRVGTGDTATLADSYATTALVAAHVFVFCFAFSWGVVVWVLLGEMFPNRIRALALSVAASAQWIANWAITVTFPDLADWNLSATYVIYATFALLSIPFVAFCIKETKGRSLESMG comes from the coding sequence ATGGTCGTGTCCACCACCAAATCCCCCAGCGCATCCGGCGAGGCGCATCTCGGACACGTCGTCTTCATCTCGGCGGCCGCGGCGATGGGCGGCTTCCTCTTCGGCTACGACAGCGCCGTCATCAACGGCGCCGTCACCGGCATCCAGAAGCACTTCGGCGTGGGCAACGGCGAGACCGCCTTCGTGGTCGCGATCGCCCTGCTCGGTTCGGCCGCCGGCGCGGTGGTGGCCGGGCGCCTGGCCGACCGGCTCGGCCGGGTGAAGACCATGCTGCTGGCCGCCGCGCTGTTCGCGCTCAGCGGCGTCGGCTCGATGTTCCCCCCGAGCATCCAGGTGCTCGCCACCTGGCGGGTGGTCGGCGGCGTGGCGATCGGCATCGCCTCGGTGATCGCGCCGACGTACATCGCCGAGGTGGCGCCGACCGCCTACCGGGGCCGGCTCGCCTCGTTCCAGCAGCTGGCGATCGTGCTCGGCATCACCGTCTCCCAGCTGGCCAACTACGCCCTCAACGAGGCGGCCGGCGGGGAGTCGACCGGCCACCTGGCCGGCATCCAGGCCTGGCAGTGGATGCTCGGCGTCGAAACGGTGCCGGCCGTCGTCTACGGCCTGATGGCGCTGTCCATTCCCGAGTCGCCGCGCTTCCTGATCGCCGACCGGCGCGAGGAGCAGGCGCGCAAGGTCCTGCTCGAGGTGGAGGGCGAGGGCATCGACCTGGACGCCCGGGTGGCCGAGATCCGCTCGGTGCTCGACTCCTCGCGCAAGCCCCGGCTCAGGGATCTGCTCGGCGGGCGGTTCGGACTGCTGCCGATCGTCTGGGTCGGCATCGGCGCCTCGGTCTTCCAGCAGTTCGTCGGCATCAACGTGATCTTCTACTACTCCTCGTTCCTCTGGCAGTCGGTCGGCATCAACGAGAGCAACTCGCTGCTGATCAGCCTCTCCACCTCGATCGTCAACGTGGTCGGCACGGTGGTCGCGATCGCCCTGGTGGACCGGATCGGGCGCAAGCCGCTGGCACTGGCCGGCTCGGCGGGCATGGCCCTCTCGCTCGGACTCGCGGCCTGGGCGTTCTCGCACCGGGTCGGGACCGGGGACACCGCGACCCTGGCCGACTCGTACGCCACCACGGCCCTGGTCGCCGCGCACGTCTTCGTGTTCTGCTTCGCCTTCTCCTGGGGCGTGGTGGTCTGGGTGCTGCTCGGCGAGATGTTCCCCAACCGGATCCGGGCGCTGGCCCTGTCGGTGGCCGCCTCCGCCCAGTGGATCGCCAACTGGGCGATCACCGTCACCTTCCCCGACCTCGCGGACTGGAACCTGTCGGCCACGTACGTCATCTACGCCACCTTCGCCCTGCTCTCCATCCCGTTCGTGGCCTTCTGCATCAAGGAGACCAAGGGACGCTCCCTGGAGTCGATGGGCTGA
- a CDS encoding glutamate--cysteine ligase, which produces MGEKVVATRADLSDRQMYRRKLQSCLDVLERMLGEGRFDRPRAVMGLEIELNLADEQGQPVMRNEQVLSAIASSDFQTELGQFNIEVNIAPHRLGGHVLEELREEIDTGLRYADRKAAEVGARIVMIGILPTLENDHTGLDSMSHNQRFSLLSDQILAARGEDIALDIEGVERLQLESVSMVAEAAATSLQMHLQVTPERFSSVWNAAQAISAAQLALGANSPFLFGRELWAETRPVLFQQACDTRSAELKAQGVRPITWFGERWVDSALDLFAENLRYFPALLPICDDEDPVKVLASGGAPRLAEMRLHNGTVYRWNRPVYDVADGVAHLRVENRVLPAGPTVADTLANAAFYYGLVRVLGEQSRPIWTRLPFERADENFHTAARHGIDAVLQWPRAGRTGRGGGLGAVAAVDLVLNELLPLAHQGLDEWGVEPADRDRYLGIIEQRCLRRTNGAAWQSATFHRLCDHFGMDRPAALAAMTRRYVEYMRAGEPVHTWPIG; this is translated from the coding sequence ATGGGCGAGAAGGTCGTGGCCACGCGTGCGGACCTGTCGGACCGGCAGATGTACCGGCGCAAGCTCCAGTCCTGTCTCGACGTCCTGGAGCGGATGCTCGGTGAGGGCCGGTTCGACCGGCCCAGGGCCGTGATGGGTCTGGAGATCGAACTCAACCTGGCCGACGAGCAGGGCCAGCCGGTGATGCGTAACGAGCAGGTGCTCAGTGCCATCGCCTCCAGCGACTTCCAGACCGAACTGGGACAGTTCAACATCGAGGTCAACATCGCCCCGCACCGGCTCGGCGGCCACGTCCTGGAGGAGCTGCGCGAGGAGATCGACACCGGGTTGCGCTACGCCGACCGCAAGGCGGCCGAGGTGGGCGCGCGGATCGTCATGATCGGCATCCTCCCGACTCTGGAGAACGACCACACGGGCCTCGACTCGATGTCCCACAACCAGCGCTTCAGCCTGCTCAGCGACCAGATCCTGGCAGCCCGCGGCGAGGACATCGCGCTGGACATCGAGGGCGTCGAGCGACTGCAGCTGGAGTCGGTGTCGATGGTCGCCGAGGCGGCCGCGACCTCGCTGCAGATGCATCTGCAGGTTACCCCCGAGCGCTTCTCCTCGGTCTGGAACGCCGCCCAGGCGATCTCCGCCGCGCAGCTCGCGCTGGGCGCCAACTCGCCCTTCCTGTTCGGCCGGGAGCTGTGGGCCGAGACCCGTCCGGTGCTGTTCCAGCAAGCCTGTGACACCCGTTCGGCCGAGCTCAAGGCACAGGGCGTGCGCCCGATCACCTGGTTCGGCGAACGGTGGGTCGACTCCGCACTCGACCTCTTCGCCGAGAACCTGCGCTACTTCCCCGCGCTGCTGCCGATCTGCGACGACGAGGACCCGGTCAAGGTCCTCGCCTCCGGCGGCGCGCCCCGGCTCGCCGAGATGCGCCTGCACAACGGCACCGTCTACCGCTGGAACCGGCCGGTGTACGACGTCGCCGACGGCGTCGCGCACCTGCGGGTGGAGAACCGGGTGCTGCCCGCCGGGCCCACCGTCGCCGACACGCTGGCCAACGCGGCCTTCTACTACGGACTGGTCCGGGTGCTGGGCGAGCAGTCCAGGCCGATCTGGACCAGGCTCCCGTTCGAGCGGGCCGACGAGAACTTCCACACGGCGGCACGCCACGGCATCGACGCCGTGCTGCAGTGGCCGCGCGCGGGCCGGACCGGGCGCGGCGGCGGGCTCGGCGCCGTTGCGGCCGTCGATCTGGTGCTCAACGAACTGCTGCCACTGGCCCATCAGGGGCTCGACGAATGGGGCGTCGAGCCGGCCGACCGGGACCGCTACCTGGGGATCATCGAGCAGCGCTGCCTGCGCCGCACCAACGGAGCGGCCTGGCAGAGCGCCACCTTCCACCGGCTCTGCGACCATTTCGGGATGGACCGTCCGGCCGCGCTCGCCGCGATGACCCGGCGCTATGTGGAGTACATGCGCGCGGGCGAGCCGGTGCACACCTGGCCGATCGGGTGA
- a CDS encoding DUF5999 family protein, with protein MCQHSPECPSADSEDREAAATVACHPEQGWSLLCNGVLLFEDTGELLPDGRVIAPRRPLAVAA; from the coding sequence ATGTGCCAGCACAGTCCTGAGTGCCCGTCGGCCGACTCCGAGGACCGTGAGGCGGCCGCCACGGTGGCCTGCCACCCGGAGCAGGGCTGGAGCCTGCTCTGCAACGGCGTCCTGCTCTTCGAGGACACCGGCGAGCTGCTGCCCGACGGCAGGGTGATCGCCCCGCGCCGCCCGCTGGCCGTCGCGGCCTGA
- a CDS encoding dienelactone hydrolase family protein: MPDRIGSRRHVTFPTGGPATGGEAHGYLALPPQGAGPGLVVIQEWWGLTPHIAAMTERFAAEGFVALAPDLYGGATTHDRAEAARLLDALPAERAARELGGAVDLLLEHPAVVGDAVGVVGFCMGGGFALVLAAQQGDRVAAVVPFYGLPRDPAFDYRGLTAHVLGHYAEHDRSIPVTAVDEAAIRIGEATDRRPEIHLYPAGHAFMNDENPGGNHDALQARTAWRRTLGFLWGHLG; encoded by the coding sequence ATGCCCGACCGGATCGGCTCCCGCCGACACGTCACCTTCCCGACCGGCGGCCCGGCCACCGGGGGCGAGGCGCACGGCTACCTCGCGCTGCCGCCCCAGGGCGCCGGCCCCGGGCTGGTGGTGATCCAGGAGTGGTGGGGCCTCACCCCGCACATCGCCGCGATGACGGAGCGGTTCGCGGCCGAGGGGTTCGTCGCGCTGGCACCCGACCTGTACGGCGGCGCCACCACGCACGACCGGGCCGAGGCGGCCCGGCTGCTGGACGCCCTGCCCGCGGAGCGGGCGGCCCGGGAGCTGGGCGGCGCCGTGGACCTGCTGCTGGAGCACCCGGCCGTGGTGGGCGACGCGGTCGGCGTGGTCGGGTTCTGCATGGGCGGCGGGTTCGCCCTGGTGCTGGCGGCGCAGCAGGGTGACCGGGTCGCCGCGGTGGTGCCGTTCTACGGGCTGCCCCGCGACCCCGCCTTCGACTACCGGGGTCTGACCGCGCACGTGCTCGGGCACTACGCCGAGCACGACCGGTCCATCCCGGTGACGGCCGTGGACGAGGCGGCGATCCGGATCGGCGAGGCCACCGACCGCCGCCCGGAGATCCACCTCTACCCGGCCGGGCACGCCTTCATGAACGACGAGAACCCGGGCGGCAACCACGACGCGCTGCAGGCCCGGACGGCCTGGCGGCGCACCCTCGGTTTCCTCTGGGGGCACCTGGGCTGA
- a CDS encoding aminotransferase class I/II-fold pyridoxal phosphate-dependent enzyme yields the protein MLGDYPIKGRRASDIAAGIEAGVSAGHLTPGEALPPLRELAERLGVNPNTVAAAYRLLRDRGVIETAGRKGSRIRPRPAVTPRDQIRIPVPPHARDLSTGNPDPALLPALGPALAVAAAAADRAPVLYGDPSADPGLLELARASFRADGVREGTLAVASGSLDTVERILATVLRPGDRVAVEDPGWGSLLDLLPALGLRPVSLRLDDEGPLPDSLAAALAAGVRAVIVTGRAQNPTGAALTPRRAAALRAVLAAHPDVLLIEDDHGHGMVDQPYQPLAGGPAGEPVVTRWVVVRSAAKAYGPDLRLSVAIGDEDTVGRLLGRQRLGAGWVSLLLQRTVAELWRTDAAPARRVAAAYRARRDALLGALAAHGIEAHGVSGVNVWVPVQDESGAVAALVQYGWVVSPGARFRQHSPPGLRLTVADLAPEDAPRLAADLAAVLGARGGDTRRV from the coding sequence GTGCTAGGAGATTATCCGATCAAAGGGCGTCGTGCCAGCGATATCGCCGCCGGCATCGAAGCGGGCGTCAGCGCCGGCCACCTGACGCCGGGGGAGGCCCTGCCGCCACTGCGCGAGCTGGCCGAACGGCTCGGCGTCAACCCCAACACCGTGGCCGCGGCCTACCGTCTGCTGCGCGATCGCGGCGTGATCGAGACGGCCGGACGCAAGGGCAGCCGGATCCGCCCCCGCCCCGCCGTCACGCCCCGGGACCAGATCCGCATCCCCGTGCCCCCGCACGCCCGCGACCTCTCGACGGGCAACCCCGATCCCGCGCTGCTGCCCGCGCTCGGCCCGGCCCTCGCCGTCGCGGCCGCCGCCGCCGACCGGGCCCCCGTCCTGTACGGCGACCCCTCGGCCGACCCCGGCCTGCTGGAGCTCGCCCGGGCCTCGTTCCGCGCCGACGGCGTCCGGGAGGGCACCCTCGCGGTCGCCTCCGGCTCGCTGGACACCGTCGAACGGATCCTGGCGACCGTGCTGCGCCCCGGCGACCGGGTCGCCGTCGAGGACCCGGGCTGGGGCAGCCTGCTGGATCTGCTGCCCGCGCTCGGGCTCAGGCCGGTGTCCCTCCGGTTGGACGACGAGGGCCCGCTGCCCGACTCGCTGGCCGCCGCCCTGGCCGCCGGCGTCCGCGCGGTGATCGTCACCGGCCGGGCCCAGAACCCCACCGGCGCCGCCCTCACCCCCCGGCGCGCGGCCGCGCTGCGCGCCGTCCTCGCCGCGCATCCGGACGTGCTGCTGATCGAGGACGACCACGGGCACGGCATGGTCGACCAGCCCTACCAGCCGCTGGCCGGGGGGCCGGCGGGCGAGCCGGTCGTGACGCGCTGGGTCGTGGTGCGCTCCGCCGCCAAGGCCTACGGTCCCGATCTGCGCCTGTCGGTGGCGATCGGGGACGAGGACACGGTCGGACGGCTGCTGGGCCGTCAGCGGCTGGGCGCCGGCTGGGTGAGCCTCCTGCTGCAGCGCACCGTCGCCGAACTCTGGCGCACCGACGCGGCCCCCGCCCGGCGGGTCGCCGCCGCCTACCGGGCGCGCCGCGACGCGCTGCTCGGCGCCCTGGCCGCGCACGGCATCGAGGCGCACGGCGTCAGCGGCGTGAACGTCTGGGTGCCCGTCCAGGACGAGTCCGGGGCGGTCGCCGCGCTGGTGCAGTACGGCTGGGTGGTCTCGCCCGGCGCTCGGTTCCGGCAGCACTCGCCGCCCGGCCTGCGGCTCACCGTGGCCGACCTCGCGCCCGAGGACGCGCCCCGGCTGGCCGCGGACCTGGCGGCGGTGCTGGGCGCGCGAGGCGGTGACACCCGGCGGGTCTGA
- a CDS encoding CPBP family intramembrane glutamic endopeptidase, with product MIAPVVGRPPGRSPPAGAAVTVSTEPEAKPLSRRLLGTELLVVLGLSLGASGVGALISFAGSLTQPLALGQQVATLNSSRAPGRPWLDLAWQLYYIARGLMPVVLVGYLLVREGTSLRVLGFDLTRKLRDLGRGTAVAAAIGGSGLALYLLSQAAGYNLTVAPSGLPDVWWRIPVLIASAWQNAILEEVIVLGYLLRRLGQQGWGWPAIVVTSAVLRGSYHLYQGVGGFVGNMVMGAVFCLLYRRWGRVMPLVAAHALIDTVAFVGYALLAGHVSWLPTG from the coding sequence ATGATCGCCCCGGTGGTCGGCCGACCACCGGGGCGAAGCCCGCCCGCTGGAGCCGCCGTGACCGTCTCGACCGAACCCGAGGCCAAGCCCCTGTCCCGCCGGCTGCTCGGCACGGAGCTGCTCGTCGTGCTCGGTCTCTCGCTCGGGGCCAGCGGTGTCGGCGCCCTGATCAGTTTCGCCGGCTCGCTCACCCAGCCGCTCGCGCTCGGCCAGCAGGTCGCCACGCTCAACAGCTCCCGCGCGCCCGGCCGCCCCTGGCTCGACCTGGCCTGGCAGCTGTACTACATCGCGCGCGGTCTGATGCCCGTCGTCCTCGTCGGCTACCTGCTGGTGCGCGAGGGAACCTCGCTGCGGGTGCTCGGCTTCGACCTCACCCGCAAGCTCCGCGACCTCGGCCGAGGCACTGCGGTCGCGGCCGCGATCGGCGGCTCCGGACTGGCGCTCTACCTGCTCTCGCAGGCGGCGGGCTACAACCTGACCGTCGCCCCCTCCGGCCTGCCCGACGTGTGGTGGCGGATCCCCGTCCTGATCGCCTCGGCCTGGCAGAACGCCATCCTGGAGGAGGTCATCGTCCTCGGCTACCTGCTGCGCAGGCTGGGGCAGCAGGGCTGGGGGTGGCCGGCGATCGTCGTCACGAGTGCGGTGCTGCGCGGTTCGTACCACCTCTACCAGGGGGTCGGCGGGTTCGTCGGCAACATGGTGATGGGCGCGGTGTTCTGCCTGCTGTACCGGCGCTGGGGGCGGGTGATGCCGCTGGTCGCCGCGCACGCGCTGATCGACACGGTGGCCTTCGTCGGCTACGCCCTGCTGGCCGGCCACGTCAGCTGGCTGCCCACCGGCTGA
- a CDS encoding MFS transporter — MQNPDPRSRRPGWAGRNYRIQTAATVISGLGNAGAPIATAFAVLATGGSTTEIGYVTAARLVPLVLLLLVGGALADRLPRHHVMVAANTFNALSQAALAALVLTGTARLWELVLLSAAGGAGQAFYGPAAGAMLMQTVAREHAARAFSVYRMALNGAQIGGAALGGALTAATGPGWVLALDALGFLVAAALRVLLDVPPAAGRGTGGAATPGGVRGAGRGDGMIHELREGWHEFASRRWLWVIVLQFSVLMACVSAVDAVYGPIVAEQRLGGARDWGLALAADGAGLVLAGLLMVRWRPRRILLVGNHGVFLFALPAAALAVAAPLPVLALAMFLSGAGVTVFGVNWMVALQQEIPAATMSRVSAYDAFGSLALAPLGTALAGPAATALGLGGALWLCAALTVLLSIVVLAEPQVRRLGRRAAGPVGGPGNTPATVG; from the coding sequence ATGCAGAACCCCGACCCCCGCTCCCGCCGTCCCGGCTGGGCCGGGCGAAACTACCGCATCCAGACCGCCGCGACCGTGATCAGCGGTCTGGGCAACGCCGGCGCGCCGATCGCCACCGCCTTCGCCGTGCTCGCGACGGGCGGCTCGACCACCGAGATCGGCTACGTGACGGCGGCCCGGCTGGTACCCCTGGTCCTGCTGCTCCTGGTCGGCGGGGCACTGGCCGACCGGCTGCCGCGCCATCACGTGATGGTCGCCGCCAACACCTTCAACGCGCTCTCCCAGGCCGCGCTGGCAGCGCTGGTGCTGACGGGCACGGCGCGGCTCTGGGAGCTGGTGCTGCTCTCGGCGGCGGGCGGCGCCGGGCAGGCGTTCTACGGCCCGGCTGCCGGGGCGATGCTCATGCAGACCGTCGCGCGGGAGCACGCCGCGCGGGCGTTCTCGGTCTACCGGATGGCCCTCAACGGCGCCCAGATCGGCGGGGCGGCCCTCGGCGGCGCCCTCACCGCCGCGACCGGACCGGGCTGGGTGCTCGCCCTGGACGCGCTCGGCTTCCTGGTGGCGGCGGCCCTGCGGGTCCTGCTCGACGTCCCACCGGCGGCCGGACGGGGCACCGGCGGCGCAGCCACGCCCGGCGGCGTGCGCGGCGCCGGCCGGGGTGACGGCATGATCCACGAACTGCGCGAGGGCTGGCACGAGTTCGCGTCGCGGCGCTGGCTCTGGGTGATAGTGCTGCAGTTCTCCGTCCTGATGGCCTGCGTGAGCGCCGTCGACGCGGTGTACGGGCCGATCGTCGCGGAGCAGCGGCTCGGCGGCGCCCGGGACTGGGGCCTCGCGCTGGCCGCCGACGGAGCGGGGCTGGTGCTGGCCGGGCTGCTGATGGTGCGCTGGCGTCCGCGCCGGATCCTGTTGGTCGGCAACCACGGCGTGTTCCTGTTCGCCCTGCCGGCCGCGGCGCTGGCGGTGGCGGCGCCGCTCCCCGTCCTGGCGCTCGCGATGTTCCTCTCGGGCGCCGGGGTAACCGTCTTCGGCGTGAACTGGATGGTCGCGCTCCAGCAGGAGATCCCGGCCGCGACGATGTCCCGGGTGTCCGCGTACGACGCCTTCGGCTCGCTGGCCCTCGCCCCGCTCGGCACCGCCCTGGCCGGACCGGCCGCCACCGCGCTCGGCCTGGGCGGCGCGCTCTGGCTCTGCGCGGCGCTGACCGTGCTGCTCAGCATCGTGGTGCTGGCGGAGCCCCAGGTCCGCCGGCTCGGCCGCCGCGCGGCCGGCCCGGTCGGCGGGCCCGGGAACACCCCGGCGACCGTGGGGTGA